TGGTTAAAAAAAGTCCCGCCAGGTTCTCTTGAATTGAATTCAAGAGCTTGCCTGGCGGTGCATTCCGCACCTAAAGAGCTAGCATGACGAAACTCATCAAAGAAGTCAGAGGAGATATTATCGTATTGATAAATAGCACCACGATTAAAGCGAATTAAAAGCACTGAGTCAGAGCGATCGTAAGAAATAGCAGCGATTGCTCTCGAATTAACATTAATCCAGCGAGGTTCGCTCTAGTTCGATGCCATGTTCGGCAAGGTGATCGAGGACGTGAGAATTGTTAGAAGAATTAGCTATAGTTTGCCAATCGTTTTTGGTCAGAGAAAGGGAATGTTCGATTTGCTTATCTTTGAAAAAGTTAAGTATGGTGCTAGAAGCAGAGGAATTACGAGCTAACTGTTGCCATTGCTGAAAAGTAAGAGAAAGAGTAATTTCGGTTTTGGCAAGAGAGGGATCGATCTCAAAGTGGGTGCAAATATCGACAGGAAGAGAATTAAGAGTAGAGCGATCGAGATCTTTAAGAAGCTTCCACATATTAGGATAAGCAGGATTAACGGCACAAAGGATATCGCCATGATGATTGGGATGGCGGTCGAGGTATCGACATTGAGAGCAATCAGTAAGCATAGTGAATAAAAAAATGAAGTGTAGAGAAAGGCAATATAGAATCGCCTGAGAAGTGGTTTAACGAGGAGGAAAAGAAACAGCCTCGGACATCAGCAGATGATAGGCGGAATAAGGCATCTTAAAGTAGCTTTCAACTTGAGAGAGAGTAGAGTTATCTAAATGAGATTTAGGACAGCTAATAAACTGTTCGATGATGGATTCGAGGCGACTTTTGAGGTAAAGTACGATTGCATCTTCATCAGGTACGCAATGGGGAAAGTTGCTTTCAAGCTCATAGATAAGGTTTTCTGCTGCTTGTCTAAGCTCGTCAGAACTGATGCTAATTTCAATATGTAGAGACATGATTTTGTTGAGAGTTAGTAGAGTGAAGAATAGAGGATGTAAAACTTGGAAAGTAAACTTGTAGAGAGAACTGAAGTGAATTACTTTTGGCTCTCTACTATCATAATATCTCTACTATCGTTAAAAGTCAACTATAAACAGATTAGTATTGCTGATAGATAGAGGAGCAATTGGGGAGACTGATACAAATAATTGATAGTTGAGCCTGAGTATAGCCATTTGAGCTTATCGATCCCCAGAAAATGCAACTAAAATTGCATGGATGCAAAACTTAGAAGGTATACGGGGCAAGGGTTTGAGATGTATGCAATAACACAAAGCCTGTAAGCTATATATAATGAAGCTTACGGGTGTAAGGGCTGAAGGCTATATATGGCAAGGGTTCTAAGTAGGGCAATACCCCAACCCCAAACTATAAGTAACACTAATAGGTAGGGCAGGAGCTGAGGGTTGGGGTATTATCAGATAATACCCCAACCCTCAGCTCCTGCCCTACCTATTAGTGTTACTTATAGTTTGGGGTTGGGGTA
The Myxosarcina sp. GI1 DNA segment above includes these coding regions:
- a CDS encoding KTSC domain-containing protein gives rise to the protein MNVNSRAIAAISYDRSDSVLLIRFNRGAIYQYDNISSDFFDEFRHASSLGAECTARQALEFNSREPGGTFFNQFIKDRYTYQLL